A stretch of Mytilus edulis chromosome 11, xbMytEdul2.2, whole genome shotgun sequence DNA encodes these proteins:
- the LOC139495718 gene encoding uncharacterized protein, translating to MNKSVIVMVLICSVLYLKSSDSAVIYVCYNFNQHNWDKGTQNNGLTNIWCVNHCKDADTKYKFAGTISDFCYCRKKELVPTHKYQDIECISKCPGNSSEICGRDFSRITVSTIGLPTETVPVTNTQATSASFVSIKESTTTYFMKMITTTTYPARVTKRMRPRKLLCKCPKRLINTKWHFLDGKNITDAEVKKMVVEDFNKNIESEISVDKTTVSKEIRKKNSSVNKRKSSQSIGWGCIVFLILPVVFLIAIDILNCCIHFQSRLGDRKRNRISPTSDIQDTRDSTKPLQENVNATENDYASRSGNYFHLDEMKRETYRRKRDDNNEEDRDKWLQYM from the exons ACAGTGCAGTTATTTATGTCTGTTATAACTTCAACCAACACAATTGGGATAAAGGTACTCAGAATAATGGCCTTACTAATATTTGGTGTGTAAATCATTGTAAAGATGCtgatacaaaatacaaatttgcAGGGACAATC TCTGACTTCTGCTATTGTCGAAAGAAAGAACTCGTGCCCACTCATAAGTATCAGGACATTGAGTGTATAAGTAAATGCCCAGGTAACTCCTCGGAAATATGTGGAAGGGACTTCTCCCGGATTACAGTTTCTACAATAG GACTACCAACTGAAACTGTGCCTGTCACAAATACACAAGCAACTAGTGCATCATTTGTGTCTATAAAGGAATCAACAAcgacatattttatgaaaatgataACAACAACCACATATCCAGCAAGAGTAACGAAGA GAATGAGACCAAGGAAACTGTTATGTAAATGTCCAAAGAGGTTAATAAATACAAAATGGCACTTCCTAGATGGAAAGAATATAACAGATGCCGAAGTAAAAAAAATGGTTGTCGAAGACTTCAACAAGAATATCGAATCCGAAATCTCAGTTGACAAGACAACGGTATCAAAGGAGATACGAAAGAAAAACTCATCGGTAAACAAAAGAAAATCCTCACAATCTATAGGATGGGGCTGCATTGTTTTTCTTATTCTTCCAGTGGTTTTCTTGATCGCCATAGATATACTGAATTGCTGCATTCATTTCCAATCACGCCTTGGTGACAGGAAACGGAACCGAATTAGCCCAACTTCTGACATCCAAGATACGAGAGATAGCACTAAGCCTCTACAAGAAAATGTCAATGCAACCGAAAATGATTACGCCAGCAGATCGGGCAATTATTTTCATCTTGACGAGATGAAACGTGAAACTTATCGAAGGAAAAGGGACGACAACAATGAGGAAGACCGCGATAAGTGGCTACAGTACATGTAA